CCCTGTGCCTGCTGTCCGGTCTGTTCTGCGTTCTCCTGAAGGAATCCGGCCGTGTTGACCAGGACCCCGGCCGCGATCGCCGCGACCAGTACCATCGCGATGAACACGATGAGGGTCCCGATACCGACCTGACCCCTGTCTGCTGTGTCTTCGAACATGTTGGGTAGTCTCGGCCGGATCCCCCCGACGGGGTCCGGGCCTTACTCGCATCGAGCGGTAGTGGATACATAACCATACTCCCCTGATTATCACGAGAGAAAATCAATCAAGGATACTGACTCTCATACGAATACACGCGTCCGTACACGGGTATGTAACGCAATCCGGAACGACGGACCAGTATAGATCTGGAGAACGATTCGGAACAAAGACCAGGACAGGTCTAGAGCTGCACCCCGGACGAGTTCCCCGGCCGACCGCTCTCTCGACTCAGGAACAGGGGGACGGAGGGACCAGGGACGCAGGAACCAGCGCGCCGCGGTCAGCGGCGGGTCAGTTGTCTTGGGCGATTCGACGCCAGACGTCGTCGAGTTTGTTCTTCACTTCCGGCCGTTCGGTGACGTTGAGAACGAGGTCGTCGTCCTCGAACCGGACGTTGATCTCGTCGACCTCACGCCGGTAGACGTTGGTCCGACGGTGTTCGTCGGAGAGAACCCGATCGTGGAGCGTCAACAGCCCGGCCTCGGACAGTTCCTCGATGCGTCGGTAACAGGTCGCGATGGGGATGTCGAGCAGGTCGCTGAACTCCTGTGCCGAGTGGGGCTGGTGCGCAGAGCGGAGGATATCTGGGTTGTAATCGTTTCCGAGGGCCGCGAGTGTCCTGTCTGGGTCCATCAGTGTTTTCGTTCATGATACCGACTAATGTCAATGTATTGGTTACGTGCTTGACGGATACGGGTCTCGACTCCCACCGGCGCCGCACGCTGGGTTCGGTCAGAGAGAGTCGGCTCCCCGATGGGCTTATTATCACGTCTCGACCACTTCCCGTATGGCACCGCGCGGGCCGAACGACGAGGAGGGGGTGGTCGAGCCCGACGACCTCGACATCACGAAGAACGAGGAGGTTCACGAGCTGCGTGACGGACAGTACGTCATCGCCACGGAGAACGCGGGGGCCGACGACCGCGACCTGGCGGAGCTTCGAGCGGACCTCCGCGAGGCATCAACACCCGAGCCCGATCCGCGGTCGGCGCTGGTCGAGCACCTGGAGTCGGTCTCGGCGGCCAACGGCTTCGTCATCGCGGGACGGTTCGACGACGAAGTCGCAGTGCACGAGAGCACCTCGGACGATCCCGGGGCGGTCTTTCGCGAGTTACTCACGTGGTACGCGGCGAACGTCGACGACGACACGCCCGCCCCGGAGGTTCTCGGCATCCTCTGTCTCGCCGCCCGCCTCCCGGTGCGGTATCCGGCACGGACGGTGGCCGACGTGCTCGCGGCGCACGACCTCTCGCCCGACGACTCGATCCGGGAGCTGATCGATATCGTTCGCGACGAGGGGCTCGTCATCCCGCCCGACGCCGACGAGTAGTTTGCTATCGATCGTGATAACCAGTGGGAAGTATTTATGCGGTGATTTCAGCAATCAGGACTGTATGGCGAACACAGTGCTGGTGGTCGACGACTCCGCGTTCATGCGGAACCCCCTGAAGCAGCTCCTCGATGGCGAACACGACGTGATCGGAGAGGCCGAAAACGGCGTCGAGGCCGTCGAACTGTACCGTGAACTGAACCCCGACGTGGTGACGATGGACGTCGTGATGCCGATCAGGAACGGGATCGAGGCGACGACGGAGATCAAGGAGATCGACCCGGGGTCGTCGGTTATCATGTGTACGAGCGTCGGCCAGGAGGAGAAGATGCGCGAGGCCGTCGAGGCCGGCGCCGACGGCTACATCACCAAGCCGTTCCAGAAACCCAACGTCCTGCAGGCGATCGACGACGTGGCGAAGGCGAAGGTATGAACCTCGACGTCCACGCGCTCCGGACGTTCAGTCAGCTGGCACACTCCGGCGCCGAGAAGGCCGCGTGGTCGCTCTCAGAGTTGACTGGGATGGAGACGCGGGTCAACGTGACCAAGATCGAGTTGGAGACCGCCACCGACGTCGAGTGTGAGTTCCGTGACAACGACTTCGTGAGCGTCCGGATCGGGTTCAGCGGCGGGCTCGACGGCCGGACGATCCTCGC
This Salinigranum marinum DNA region includes the following protein-coding sequences:
- a CDS encoding DUF7500 family protein produces the protein MAPRGPNDEEGVVEPDDLDITKNEEVHELRDGQYVIATENAGADDRDLAELRADLREASTPEPDPRSALVEHLESVSAANGFVIAGRFDDEVAVHESTSDDPGAVFRELLTWYAANVDDDTPAPEVLGILCLAARLPVRYPARTVADVLAAHDLSPDDSIRELIDIVRDEGLVIPPDADE
- the cheY gene encoding chemotaxis protein CheY, whose translation is MANTVLVVDDSAFMRNPLKQLLDGEHDVIGEAENGVEAVELYRELNPDVVTMDVVMPIRNGIEATTEIKEIDPGSSVIMCTSVGQEEKMREAVEAGADGYITKPFQKPNVLQAIDDVAKAKV
- a CDS encoding helix-turn-helix domain-containing protein, translating into MDPDRTLAALGNDYNPDILRSAHQPHSAQEFSDLLDIPIATCYRRIEELSEAGLLTLHDRVLSDEHRRTNVYRREVDEINVRFEDDDLVLNVTERPEVKNKLDDVWRRIAQDN